The DNA region ATTAACTGACATCATCTCATATGGAAATTTTTTTCTAAACAAATGTTCAATCTTTACAAACGGATTTACTACAACTCTATAACCGTAAAGCCACAATTTTAAACATATCTCTTCATCTTCTCTCCCCCAGACCTGAAAAAAATGATCGAAACCATTTACATTTTCAAATACATCTTTTTTTATACCAAAAGCACAACCACATGCAATCGGTATTTCAGTTATATCTTCAGGCTTCTTCAAAATCCACTTAAGTTTCAAATTTTCAGTCCAATTCTCTCCATATCCCTTTTCAGTTACATTTTTCATATTACAAATACAGGGTGCAACCAAATCTGCCCTATTATTTTTCATTGTATTAATTAGATTGTCTAACCAATAATCAGTAACTTTTACATGTGCATCTATGAAAAAAAGATAACCTCCTTTTGCTATTTCTGCTCCAGCATTTTTAGCACCTGCACATCCTAAATTTTTACTTTCAATTAATACAATATTATTATATACATTCTTCTGTAGTTTTAAAAATTCTACACTATTATCCTCGGATTCATCGTCAACAACTATTATTTCATATATTGTTTTATTTTTCGACGCTTTAATTGAATCTAAAGTCATTTTTAAATTATTAATTTCATTTTTACATGGAATGATAACCGAAGCTTCTATTATATCCAAATTATCCAAAACTTTTACTCCTTTTTATAACTATAATAATTAATATACATTATACTTTAACAAATATTACTATATTATAATGATTTAAAAGAGAATATTAAATTTATTGAAAAGCTTCTATAATTTTTGTAAATATTAATAAGTTTACTGTATCTTTCCTTATTAAAAAAACATAATCCTAAACAAAGTGTATTATAAACTAAATTAAATTCTCTTATTTTATATGGATGTTTTTTTCTGAAAAGGTGAGTAACCTGTATTTTGGGGTTTAGAA from Clostridium pasteurianum BC1 includes:
- a CDS encoding glycosyltransferase family 2 protein translates to MDNLDIIEASVIIPCKNEINNLKMTLDSIKASKNKTIYEIIVVDDESEDNSVEFLKLQKNVYNNIVLIESKNLGCAGAKNAGAEIAKGGYLFFIDAHVKVTDYWLDNLINTMKNNRADLVAPCICNMKNVTEKGYGENWTENLKLKWILKKPEDITEIPIACGCAFGIKKDVFENVNGFDHFFQVWGREDEEICLKLWLYGYRVVVNPFVKIEHLFRKKFPYEMMSVNVTYNTLCMTYLHFNKKRIAKTIAILKFDPFFDEAAKFIKKNFHLIMFQRTKYFKKRKFDDNYFFKKFNIPY